One stretch of Tepiditoga spiralis DNA includes these proteins:
- a CDS encoding glycosyltransferase family 2 protein yields the protein MKVAGLIVTFNRKKLLVDTINSMLEQTRRPDKIIIVNNASTDGTDEILKNYEEKNKCIEVVTLNENLGGSGGFYAGIKHIYDKQEYDWIWLMDDDALPAKNSLETLIAYYESLSEKKKRKIGVLQNKRILDRKKFDEINGKSFELTAKKRKVGTFVGYFIKTEVVGKIGFPEKDFFIYSDDVEYTNRVWKMGYRVETVIGSYIFHPVWTTQLDYILKKKELNLPLWKIYYIFRNPFLMYKNNEFVKFFLKLYFKLDMKMWKRINPETVPFAKKGLEDGLNCVYGKIVKPGQKEIKE from the coding sequence ATGAAAGTAGCAGGGTTGATAGTAACCTTCAATAGGAAAAAATTACTTGTAGATACGATAAATTCTATGTTAGAACAAACAAGAAGACCAGATAAGATAATTATAGTGAATAATGCAAGTACAGATGGAACAGATGAGATTTTAAAAAATTATGAAGAAAAGAATAAATGCATAGAAGTAGTAACTTTAAATGAGAACTTAGGAGGTTCTGGAGGTTTTTATGCTGGCATAAAGCATATATATGATAAACAAGAATATGATTGGATATGGCTAATGGATGATGATGCTCTTCCAGCTAAAAATAGTTTAGAAACATTAATTGCGTATTATGAAAGTCTTTCTGAAAAAAAGAAAAGAAAAATAGGAGTTTTGCAAAACAAAAGAATTTTAGATAGAAAAAAATTTGATGAAATAAATGGAAAATCTTTTGAATTAACTGCTAAAAAACGAAAAGTTGGAACTTTTGTTGGATATTTTATAAAAACAGAAGTAGTAGGTAAAATAGGTTTCCCTGAAAAAGATTTTTTTATTTATTCAGATGATGTTGAGTATACAAATAGAGTTTGGAAGATGGGATATAGAGTTGAAACAGTAATTGGAAGTTATATATTTCATCCAGTTTGGACAACTCAATTAGATTATATCTTAAAAAAGAAGGAATTAAACTTACCTTTGTGGAAAATTTATTATATCTTTAGAAATCCTTTTTTAATGTATAAAAATAATGAATTTGTAAAATTTTTCTTGAAATTATACTTTAAATTAGATATGAAAATGTGGAAAAGAATAAATCCCGAAACAGTACCTTTTGCAAAAAAAGGATTGGAAGATGGATTAAATTGTGTATATGGAAAGATAGTAAAACCAGGGCAAAAAGAAATTAAGGAGTGA
- the glf gene encoding UDP-galactopyranose mutase yields MYDILIVGAGLAGATSARIFAEKGKKVLVVEQHKHVAGHCHDYKNEHGITVHTYGPHIFHTTNKKVWDFLNKFTDFNFYQHKVLSYANGDLIPFPINRDTLCKVYGIEIGANEVREFLNKEVEKSKYNNPPKNFKDAVVSQVGERLYEMFFKNYTIKQWERDPEELSAEIAKRIPVRENRDDRYFADKYQGIPLHGYTKMVENILDHENIAVLTGEDYFNIKDMFKPELTVYTGELDKFFDYKYGKLEYRSLDLKFKTLDQKEYQPVATVNYPNDYDWTRITEFKHFLNEKSDKTTVCFEYPKSEGEPYYIVMTEENMNKKDKYMEQVNKLEKTGKYLFIGRLAEYKYYNMDQVINAAFEKVEKYLIK; encoded by the coding sequence ATGTATGATATATTAATAGTAGGAGCAGGACTTGCAGGTGCGACATCAGCAAGAATTTTTGCAGAAAAAGGGAAAAAAGTATTAGTTGTAGAACAACACAAACATGTAGCAGGTCATTGTCATGATTATAAAAATGAGCATGGAATAACAGTACACACCTATGGGCCACATATTTTTCATACAACAAATAAGAAAGTTTGGGACTTTTTAAATAAATTTACAGATTTCAATTTTTACCAACATAAAGTATTATCTTATGCAAATGGTGATCTAATACCTTTTCCAATAAATAGAGATACATTGTGTAAGGTATATGGAATAGAAATAGGAGCAAATGAAGTAAGAGAATTTTTAAATAAAGAAGTTGAAAAATCAAAATACAATAATCCACCAAAAAACTTTAAAGATGCTGTTGTATCACAAGTTGGAGAAAGATTGTATGAAATGTTTTTTAAAAATTATACAATAAAACAATGGGAAAGAGATCCAGAAGAACTATCAGCAGAAATAGCTAAAAGAATACCTGTTAGAGAAAATAGAGATGATAGGTATTTTGCAGATAAATATCAAGGTATACCTCTTCATGGATATACAAAAATGGTTGAAAATATTTTAGACCACGAAAATATAGCAGTGTTAACAGGAGAAGATTATTTTAACATAAAAGATATGTTTAAACCAGAATTGACAGTTTATACTGGAGAACTTGATAAGTTTTTTGATTATAAATATGGAAAGCTTGAATATAGATCATTGGATTTAAAGTTTAAAACATTAGATCAAAAAGAATACCAACCAGTAGCTACAGTGAACTATCCAAATGATTATGATTGGACGAGAATAACAGAATTTAAACATTTTTTAAATGAAAAATCTGACAAAACAACTGTTTGTTTTGAATATCCAAAATCAGAAGGTGAACCATATTATATAGTAATGACAGAAGAAAACATGAATAAAAAAGACAAGTATATGGAACAGGTAAATAAACTTGAAAAAACTGGAAAATACTTATTTATAGGTAGACTTGCTGAATATAAGTACTATAATATGGATCAAGTAATTAATGCTGCATTTGAAAAAGTTGAAAAGTACTTAATAAAATAG
- the mtnA gene encoding S-methyl-5-thioribose-1-phosphate isomerase: MGTLKGMSMEWTGDTLILIDQRYIPVEELYVECKTFEEAAVGIKDMIVRGAPAIGATAGFGYTLGSFQFETLTKKDYMDKMKEVKEVLAATRPTAVNLFWALDRMEKKMNDVIKNNDLKEVSKILEKEALLIAEEDIKINKEMGKNGAELLKDGDTVLTHCNAGALATVDYGTALGVIRAAIESGKNIKVYADETRPYLQGARLTVWELMQDNIDTTLISDNMAGWVMKQGKINAVIVGADRIAANGDTANKIGTYSVSILAKKHGIPMYIAAPLSTIDLNTPTGEEIPIEERSHNEVRFCHKSKMVLDNVKVFNPAFDVTPNELITAIITEKGVVKPPFKENLRKLFED; this comes from the coding sequence ATGGGAACATTAAAAGGAATGTCTATGGAATGGACAGGAGATACACTCATACTCATAGATCAAAGATATATACCAGTAGAAGAATTATATGTTGAATGTAAGACATTTGAAGAAGCTGCAGTTGGTATCAAGGATATGATAGTAAGAGGAGCACCAGCAATTGGAGCTACAGCTGGATTTGGATATACTCTTGGTTCATTTCAATTTGAAACACTAACAAAAAAAGACTATATGGATAAAATGAAAGAAGTAAAAGAAGTTTTAGCAGCAACGAGACCAACAGCAGTAAATTTATTTTGGGCGTTAGATAGAATGGAAAAAAAGATGAATGATGTAATAAAAAATAATGATCTAAAAGAAGTATCAAAGATTTTAGAAAAAGAAGCACTTTTAATAGCTGAAGAAGACATTAAAATAAACAAAGAGATGGGAAAAAATGGAGCAGAATTATTAAAAGATGGCGATACAGTTTTAACTCATTGTAATGCAGGCGCACTTGCCACTGTTGATTATGGAACTGCACTTGGAGTTATAAGAGCAGCTATTGAATCAGGCAAAAACATTAAGGTATATGCAGATGAAACAAGACCTTACTTACAAGGTGCTCGTTTAACAGTTTGGGAATTGATGCAAGACAATATAGATACAACTTTAATTTCAGACAATATGGCTGGTTGGGTTATGAAACAAGGGAAAATAAATGCAGTAATTGTTGGTGCCGATAGAATAGCTGCAAATGGAGATACTGCAAATAAAATAGGAACTTATTCAGTTTCTATTCTTGCTAAAAAGCATGGAATTCCAATGTATATAGCTGCTCCACTTTCTACAATAGATTTAAATACACCAACAGGAGAAGAAATACCAATAGAAGAAAGAAGTCACAATGAAGTTAGATTTTGTCATAAATCAAAGATGGTTCTAGATAATGTAAAAGTCTTTAATCCAGCTTTTGATGTGACTCCTAATGAATTAATAACTGCAATAATAACAGAAAAAGGAGTTGTAAAACCACCATTTAAAGAAAATTTAAGAAAGTTATTTGAAGATTAA
- the rlmB gene encoding 23S rRNA (guanosine(2251)-2'-O)-methyltransferase RlmB has product MYAYGRNVLKEILNAKYSIKKVYFTNSKNIDSELKKLIKKVSELGISHIFLDNEKLEELVETTKHQGVIIDIGREFNYADLNVLNSVDHEPLIVILDQISDPHNFGAVIRSAVASGVDAIIIPKNNSVEVTSTVIKVSAGQIFKLPIIKVTNLSRTIDELKKKNIWVYSADMKGTPYYELDMTYGTCIVMGNEGKGVRENVKKHSDGIVSIPMNNNVDSLNVSVSCGIILFEAKKQRDIRSK; this is encoded by the coding sequence TTGTATGCATACGGAAGAAACGTATTAAAAGAAATTTTAAATGCAAAATATAGTATAAAAAAAGTTTACTTTACGAATAGTAAAAATATAGATTCTGAATTAAAAAAATTAATAAAAAAAGTTAGTGAACTTGGAATAAGCCATATTTTTTTAGATAATGAAAAGCTTGAAGAATTAGTTGAAACAACAAAACATCAAGGAGTTATTATAGATATTGGAAGAGAATTTAATTATGCTGATCTTAATGTTTTAAACTCAGTTGATCATGAACCATTAATAGTTATTTTAGACCAAATAAGTGATCCTCATAACTTTGGTGCAGTTATAAGATCTGCCGTTGCAAGTGGAGTAGATGCTATTATTATACCTAAAAATAATTCGGTAGAAGTTACTTCAACTGTAATAAAAGTATCTGCTGGACAAATATTTAAACTTCCAATAATAAAAGTAACAAATTTGAGTAGAACAATAGATGAATTAAAGAAAAAAAATATATGGGTATATTCTGCAGACATGAAAGGGACTCCATATTATGAACTCGATATGACATATGGAACTTGTATAGTTATGGGAAACGAAGGCAAAGGCGTAAGAGAAAATGTAAAAAAACATTCAGATGGTATAGTATCAATTCCTATGAACAATAATGTTGATTCATTAAATGTTTCAGTTAGTTGTGGAATAATTTTATTTGAAGCAAAAAAACAAAGAGATATTAGGAGTAAGTAA
- a CDS encoding lysylphosphatidylglycerol synthase transmembrane domain-containing protein gives MNNNNNNNNNNNDNPFENKKKYLINIVLVIIIGLLTNISMAFFSDFKSIISILKNANYLIVLKAFLIYSLIYLIDVFRTKLVLRSMNFKIKFKDALYNSVSGYFIANLTPMASGGQPYQIYHLTKLGVDSKTSTNIIFSRLIEFLIFSTVTVLIFLKKILEIMNGEFLGSKVLIIGLIASMGITIFILSIFINPKIIYRTLHFLNKIFRFKRGKKLLENLENWTDELRESISFLWKERFLIVLIDFALGVLSAVFQTYAFFVVLTSLTGKNFDFFSLFLIFILLNFVIYYVPTPGSSGGVEGIYNMVLVGFVGTPHYVTAAIFLWRFTTYYLQIAFQIIVLLISRRKMNESSRVDSNLQ, from the coding sequence ATGAATAATAATAATAATAATAATAATAATAATAATGATAATCCATTTGAAAATAAAAAAAAGTATTTAATAAATATAGTATTAGTAATAATTATAGGTTTGTTGACAAATATTTCAATGGCTTTTTTTTCAGATTTTAAAAGTATAATTTCTATATTAAAAAATGCAAATTATTTAATTGTTTTAAAAGCATTTTTGATTTACTCATTAATATATTTGATAGATGTTTTTAGAACAAAATTAGTGTTGAGAAGTATGAATTTTAAAATAAAATTTAAAGATGCTTTATACAACAGTGTTTCTGGTTATTTTATAGCAAATTTAACTCCAATGGCAAGTGGTGGACAACCTTATCAAATTTATCATTTAACAAAATTAGGAGTTGATTCAAAGACTTCTACTAATATAATTTTTTCAAGGTTAATAGAATTTTTAATTTTTTCTACAGTAACTGTTTTAATATTTTTAAAAAAAATTCTTGAAATAATGAATGGAGAATTTTTAGGTTCAAAGGTTTTAATAATTGGATTAATTGCTTCTATGGGAATAACCATTTTTATTTTGTCTATTTTTATTAATCCTAAAATAATATATAGAACGTTGCATTTTTTAAATAAAATATTTAGGTTTAAAAGAGGAAAAAAACTCTTAGAAAATTTAGAAAATTGGACAGATGAATTGAGAGAAAGTATTAGTTTTTTATGGAAAGAAAGATTTTTAATAGTTTTAATAGATTTTGCATTAGGCGTGTTAAGTGCAGTTTTTCAGACGTATGCTTTTTTTGTAGTTTTGACAAGTTTAACAGGCAAGAACTTTGATTTTTTTAGTTTGTTTTTAATATTTATTTTATTAAATTTTGTTATTTATTATGTACCAACGCCGGGGTCAAGTGGTGGAGTTGAAGGAATATACAATATGGTTCTTGTAGGTTTTGTTGGAACTCCACATTATGTGACAGCTGCTATATTTTTATGGAGATTTACAACATATTACTTACAAATAGCATTTCAAATAATAGTTCTTTTAATATCAAGGAGGAAAATGAATGAAAGTAGCAGGGTTGATAGTAACCTTCAATAG
- a CDS encoding Mini-ribonuclease 3 has protein sequence MDKFKDLKKLFTFLDLADFREIPIDNFAYIGDAVIALRYKMKVLEDGRKKTRKINDDSINFISAKAHSKFIDKVLDKFSEEEFGVYKRALNSKGAKKRGNDLNYRKSTGFEAVVGYLFLKERYDRLLKIFEVIESCMHTEETY, from the coding sequence TTGGATAAGTTTAAAGATCTAAAAAAATTATTTACTTTTTTAGATTTAGCTGATTTTAGGGAAATTCCAATAGATAACTTTGCATATATAGGAGATGCAGTAATAGCTCTTAGATATAAAATGAAGGTTTTAGAAGATGGAAGAAAAAAAACAAGAAAAATAAATGATGACTCGATAAACTTCATTAGTGCTAAAGCTCATTCTAAATTTATTGATAAAGTTTTAGATAAATTTTCGGAAGAAGAGTTTGGTGTTTATAAAAGAGCATTGAACTCTAAAGGAGCTAAAAAAAGAGGAAATGATTTAAATTATAGAAAATCAACGGGATTTGAAGCTGTTGTAGGATATTTATTTTTAAAAGAAAGATATGATAGGCTTCTAAAAATATTTGAGGTGATTGAAAGTTGTATGCATACGGAAGAAACGTATTAA
- a CDS encoding S-layer homology domain-containing protein, which yields MKKLISLIVVLVVAIAAFSLGFKDVTEDYWAYDYVTNLTEKGIIPTDEDSFNGFQPLTRADASVWLTRLLTYVENSPMIAKYEDIQRVENLLKATNMKSEELAKQLEGIPEFEQRITRNILKLKYDSFGQIDELNSKIKELDKKIDGVDQGWKKYEDLLKSVQASYNDVKMAAYRGKNMANSLTEDLLDLQDQLDEATTDMASLSSKVEETNKKVTTLEGKTDHTMIWIGIAVAAALGVAGIIVK from the coding sequence ATGAAGAAACTCATTTCATTGATTGTTGTTCTTGTTGTGGCAATTGCTGCTTTTTCCTTAGGTTTTAAAGATGTTACGGAAGATTATTGGGCATATGATTATGTTACAAATCTTACGGAAAAAGGGATTATCCCAACAGATGAAGATAGCTTTAACGGATTTCAACCACTTACGAGAGCAGATGCATCAGTTTGGTTGACAAGACTTTTAACTTATGTTGAAAATTCTCCAATGATTGCAAAGTATGAAGATATTCAAAGAGTAGAAAATTTACTTAAAGCTACAAATATGAAATCAGAAGAATTAGCAAAACAATTAGAAGGAATACCAGAATTTGAACAAAGAATTACAAGAAATATTTTAAAACTCAAATATGATTCATTTGGACAAATCGATGAATTAAACAGTAAAATTAAAGAATTAGATAAAAAAATTGATGGTGTAGATCAAGGTTGGAAAAAGTATGAAGATTTATTAAAATCAGTACAAGCCTCTTATAATGACGTAAAAATGGCAGCTTATAGAGGAAAAAATATGGCAAATTCTTTAACAGAAGATCTTTTGGACTTACAAGATCAATTAGATGAAGCAACAACAGATATGGCTTCTTTAAGCTCAAAAGTAGAAGAAACAAATAAAAAAGTTACAACACTTGAAGGAAAAACAGACCATACAATGATTTGGATAGGTATTGCTGTGGCCGCTGCTTTAGGTGTAGCTGGAATTATAGTAAAATAA
- a CDS encoding glycosyltransferase family 4 protein translates to MNIGIFTDTYVPQVNGVVTVIRNLEKGLKEKGHNVYIFTVEHPEAMPMDNVFRLPSIKFIWEPQHRLGVPVSPTITKKVKKLNLDIIHSHTEFSLLTYAKYISKKLKIPTVHTTHTFYEEYLHYVPLFEKVSKFYLKKEMKKICDRQRAVIAPSNKIKNVLLGYDVSKPIEVVPNGIDLSKFYNPEVENIDEKVKIFKKNFGIKDNEKVLVFVGRIAQEKSIDKLLENMKVLNEKRKDIKLLLIGDGPEKHALQKYASKLGIDDKVIFAGYLKWPIEISIAYRASNIFMSASHSEVHPMTFIEAIASGLPVVAYDDPSIDEMILNEVNGYKYKDKSQMWEGVIKILDDEEKRKEMSKKAVEISKNYSMEVFVERMIKVYEKYLR, encoded by the coding sequence ATGAATATAGGTATTTTTACTGATACTTATGTACCACAAGTAAATGGTGTTGTAACTGTTATAAGAAATTTAGAAAAAGGATTGAAAGAAAAAGGACACAATGTATATATATTTACTGTAGAACATCCAGAAGCTATGCCTATGGATAATGTTTTTAGATTACCCTCAATAAAATTTATTTGGGAACCACAGCATAGATTGGGAGTTCCTGTTTCACCTACCATAACAAAAAAAGTAAAAAAATTGAACTTAGATATAATACATTCTCATACAGAGTTTTCACTTTTAACTTATGCAAAGTATATATCTAAAAAGTTAAAAATTCCTACAGTACATACTACACATACTTTTTATGAAGAATATTTACATTATGTACCTTTATTTGAAAAAGTTTCAAAGTTTTATTTAAAAAAAGAAATGAAAAAAATTTGTGATAGACAAAGAGCAGTTATAGCTCCTTCAAATAAAATAAAAAATGTTTTATTAGGCTATGATGTAAGTAAACCTATCGAAGTTGTTCCAAATGGAATTGATCTATCAAAATTTTATAATCCAGAAGTTGAAAATATAGATGAAAAGGTTAAGATATTTAAGAAAAACTTTGGAATAAAAGATAATGAAAAAGTTCTTGTGTTTGTAGGAAGAATAGCACAAGAAAAAAGTATTGATAAGCTTTTAGAAAACATGAAAGTTTTGAATGAAAAAAGAAAAGATATTAAATTATTATTAATAGGTGATGGGCCAGAAAAGCATGCACTTCAAAAATATGCATCAAAACTTGGTATAGATGACAAAGTAATTTTTGCAGGATATTTAAAGTGGCCTATAGAAATTTCAATAGCTTATAGAGCATCTAATATATTCATGAGTGCATCACATAGTGAAGTTCATCCTATGACCTTTATAGAAGCTATTGCAAGTGGATTACCTGTAGTAGCATACGATGATCCAAGTATTGATGAAATGATATTAAATGAAGTTAATGGATATAAATATAAAGATAAAAGTCAAATGTGGGAAGGCGTAATAAAAATATTAGATGATGAAGAAAAAAGAAAAGAAATGTCAAAAAAAGCAGTGGAAATATCTAAAAACTATTCAATGGAAGTTTTTGTTGAAAGAATGATAAAAGTTTATGAAAAATATTTAAGGTGA